The stretch of DNA GGGTGAGGATGAGGGGTGAGGATGAGGGGTGAGGACTGTGAGGTGAGGGTGGAGCCCCCAGCAGAGCACCTGTAGACTGACGGACCTGTGCTGTGTTGCAGGTGATGCAGAAGGAGCTGCAGCTCATGCACAGGGGCTCGTATTACCTGGAGATCCAGCGTGAGGACTTGTTGCCGAGCgcagaccagcagcagcagcagcacacattaCATCTGTCTGACAGCACTGTGTGGTCTTTGATAGACCAGCAGAGGCTGCAGGGCGCCATGACGATGGCCAAAACCCAGGTGAAGCTCCTCCTCACGTTCCTGGAAATGCTTCACCAAGAGATCATGAGAGGCGGCAGGGAGCTGGAGGACTTCATTGTTAAGTACAACCAGGGTTTGGTGGATGCTACCACAGCAGCCTCCATGCAGCAGAAGCTCCAGCAGACCCACCAGGACCTCGGGGACTTTGAAAGAAGGATGACCCAGACTCTGGGCCCACTGAACCTTCACAACCAGCTTATCCCCAACACAGGAAACTTTCCCGTCCCACAGCTCAGCGTAACAGTAGCCATGAAAATGCCGGTGATATTTGACAGGTTCAGGACGCGTGTGACGTCCACCTCTGTGTACCTGTATTGGGAGGTCACAGGTGAACAGCCTAAGGAGCCAAACCAACAGTTTGAGATCCATGTGAAGAGCATTCATCCAACCATCAACGACCACGGGCAGTTCTCCAAATGCATGAGTCGGTCGTACAACATACAGGTGAACGACCTGATCTCTGACAGGTACTATCAGTTCTCTGTCAAGAGAGTAGATGCCATCAACTTGGTCTATGGAATGTGGATTGACACCATCACACTGAAGACCTTGGACGTTTCTAAATGAGAGccacacgagagagagagagagagggagagacaaagagagagagagagagagagagagagagagagagagagaccacagCCTGTTTACACAGAGAACAATATTTTACCCACTTTATTACAAATAAACTTTTCTTGACTTGAAGACTGTGACGTGCAGGAGGAAATGGTTTGTTACAATAACGCATGACACAGTGGAAGCTTTTTTCAAGTCAaatcagctttatttataaagcacatttaaaacaagcaGAGTTGACCAAAGTGCTAATAACCTGACCATGGTAACAGCCAGAGGGAAACAAAAGCAAGGAGATCATGTCTGAGATGACATTAAGGTCCATATTGGATACATGTAGATGTccatgtcattttattcctccttactcaagacttcaaaataattaaaaaaaaaaggttaatattttatatgattctggataaacagggatgaaaACTTGAACTAGACTGAGTGGAAtaggcagacaaccacaaggaggtAATTCTggtttgattatagatcaggtctaggttctatattaatactgtgaaagtatcaaagcctcagtccacagagaaatgcacacagcctgtattcagaaactgagccttaaaaccagccgtcaggacttctggaactttgtgatgtcacaacaaagcagtcatcgctctcagccacgccccaatCCCTGCCCACCtgcacccaccatccaaccttgcaggatgcatttgtcatttttcaatccAGTGCTCACATTGTTTAAATAGCCAGTTGTTTACATTGACCAACAAAAGCCTGGTCTTAAGTAAATGGCACAATATTTCTCCATTATTTTAAGGGCACATTGTCATCATCCCACTTCACACCAGTGAACATCCAGGGACTGGACATCGAGGTGGTGGAGAACTACAAGTTCCTGGGGGTTCACCTgaacaacaaactggactggtccaccaacacccacgctTTCTATAAGAAGGGTCAGAGTcgccttcacctgctgaggagactgaagTCCTCCTGTGtggggctctcctcaggaccttctacgactctgtggtggcctcagccatctacttcctgtggtctgctggagagggggcagcactgacagggataggcagaggctcaacaaactgatccggaaagcgagctctgtcctgggctgccccctagactccattgaggaagtaggtgacaggaggatgttagctaagctgacatccatcatgaacaatacctctcaccctctgcatgacactgtagggtctctgagtagcttcttcagcagcagacttttacatcctcgctgtaagaaggagaggttcctcaggtccttcattccagcagctgtcagactccacaactcctgctcttcctgaccatgtgcaaacttgcactttttcatgtacatattgtgtgtattgtttttattgtatttattagtgtatatttggtatatttttgttgtatatttccatagatgtttattctatagttgtttatttttctgctgtggtaaatgaatttcccagttgtgggataaataaaggtaatctaatctaatctaatcagtATGCGCCTACATAGGTGGGTGCACAGCGTGCCTGTTCAGCACAAGCAGAGTGTTCTGAAAATGAGCTTCAGATGTTTGATGTTTAGTCTGGTGGAACATTAGAATGCAGCCACAGAAGGTCAGAGCATTATTTGCTGGTAcagatcatttaaataacatttgtttaagctttattaaagtaatggtaaaaaaaaaaaaaaaattaaatcatacTTTTTAAGGATTTTACAGTGAATCTTAGTGTCTCATGTTATTTCTTTTCCCCCAGATGCTCCaaggatccagctgattactggcagtttgaaggtggattCTTCTTCATCTGCTGCGTTGCACCGTCACTTCTGGTAAAGATTCATTGACCTTTGTGGTATGTTTTGATTTGACttattacagttttttctgAATGCTTAAGCACATTTTTTGCAACATTGGCTATTTTTGCTAAACTCTACACACAAATGAGAAAACCTTTCACCAAATTATCAAAACGTTATAGTTCTCTTGCAAAAGCGAACACAGCTTGATTAACTCTTCACACCTTAGTAAAAATTGTGTTTTCGTATCAAACAGTAAACACATGCCATCATTTACTAAGCACATAATGTGCCAACTACACACTGATGGTATGAATACAAAACACATCTGGCTTTTGCTTCCTCTGTGCACAAGGTAGGCTAGGTCAGTTTGAGGTCATACTTTTGTCATagttctgtaaacacacagggatCCAAACTTCAAGTATTGGTGTTTATTCACACTcgtcaaaacaaagacacagcacagaacacaaaataataaattcacaaaaaaaagacaatcagCCTACATCATGCCGTCTCTCTGGGTCCGGCCACAAAATCTCATCTACATCGCATGCGATGTCCTCCAGTCCAAGGCACCGGGGAAAATACCTCCTTGCATGCCGTATCCAGGCCTGACATGATGCCTGCTCAATATCTCCACATGCCTCCTCCATTGCCTGTAAAAGGGCTGCGTGTTGATGGGGATGGCGGTCGTGGACTTTCCAGCGCCAGGCAGAAAAGAACTCTTCAATCGGATTTAAGAATGGAGAGTATGGGGGGAGGTTGAGTGCCATGAAGAGTGGGTGATCGGTAAACCAGTTGCGGACCAAAGCAGCCCTATGGAAACTAACATTGTCCCATATGATAACATATCGGGTCTGCTCTGGTCTCTGAACAGTGAGAATGTCGTGTAAGGTGTCCAGGAATGCAATCATGTGTGCAGAGTTATATGGGCCAATGGTTGCATGATGGTGAACAACACCATTTTGGCTGATAGCTGCACACATGGTGATGTTACCACCACGTTGTCCTGGGACATTGATTATTGCACGGTGTCCAATAATGTTCCTACCACGCCTCCTTGTTTTACTGAGGTTAAAACCTGCCTCATCGACAAAGAGCAGCTCGTGTCCCATGGCATCTGCCTCCAGCTCCATTACTCTCtggacaagacaaaacaaatgcaacacatCAGGCCCATACACAGCACTACAGTAGCCTATGCACTTCGAAATTCAGAACCAATGACACTATAGCTTACCTGCACATACTCATATCGCAGTTGCTTCACACGTTCACTATTTCTTTCGAAAGGAACTCTGtaaagtgggggggggggggttgattaGGTTGAATTGGTTGATATTGTatatttacatctgaatatataaaataaaagtgttaaaaagtcaatagtggtgtatatgttatttgtaattaagtttccaaccccactttagttgaaagagtaacataacataacaatataatttgtatttcttcagtatattatattttttgtgaaatgtaagaaaattgatctgaatctTGGCCTGGAagagccggggatcgaaccactgaccttctgTTTAGTGGAGGACCCACTGTACCTCCTGTTCCCCCAATTATAGAGTCATTTGTTTCCTGACCATAAGATCTGAGGTAACACGAGCATTAAGGGTTTGTATCAAGGTCTACACTATCACTCCATTTTGAATGTTTGGAAAATATCCTTATTTTAGATTACAGCAAGCACTCTTGATGTATTAATGTATATGCCATGGACACTGAACAGTATATTTGCTTTTCTCCGTTATCTCCCAACAATCACAATTGCAGGTGTCCACCGTCTACTTGACAAATTGAAGGAGATTTGAAAAAGTCATTGGACAAGGGATATAAGTTGTCAAATATTGCCATCTACTGGATTTAAAATAACATGAGGTTTTcaggtttttaaaagaaactaaaacctcaacagctgctgcacacCATCTGCAGAAAATCCAATAATAACACCCAGAAATCTCCTTGCTGAATCCACAACTTTCTCTTAGGTGTGTCGATTTTCTTAGTTTTTCTTCCTACTCCAGCAGAACAGTTCATGACCAATTTACCATTTCAAAAAGTCCAAAACCTTCACCTGATCCTTACAAAATCTAAACTCTAAACTTGTCCTCCTCAGCTTCTTGTCtcaactcacaacatttcttacAGCATCACACccgtctgagctgctgcagtaacTGAAGCCTCTGCCAATAGTCTGCCTCTGAGGCATTTTGGTGACATCTGTGAATTGTAGCTACAGAAAACAGTTTCCCCCTCTCATGAGGCTCTGCATGTACATCAGTCACACACCGTGCCTCCCACCACCACAAGTAAATTCTCCACCTGTTGGAAACACTGATGGTCCATCAATGCAAAGGAGCCGGTATGTCCACTtagctttattattatttatattctatttatttaggatatttaaatatttttttcatactcCAACTCGAACATCTGGTTATTCTTACAATTAAAAGTTTATTGCTCTTTGACAAGGTGCTCATGCATTGACCTCCAGGCTGGAGGTCAGGCCCCAGGGGTTACAAGTAGGCCCGAGCATGCCAGCTTGGTCTGACCACATGTTCAGGCACAACAGTATAGGGCCCAAACCATGATAACATTGTAATGATTGACTGAGCGCTGACCATACGATTCATCATCTCGGCTCAGATTCAGACATGGTTTCAACCTTAGCAAGGACAGGGGAAGTAACCATTGTAGACTCTAGTCAGTAATCTAAAGAGTTTTTAGTTAAACAGTCAGGAACCAGCAGAGGAGGCGACTGAAGAGAGAGGTTATTGTGCTCCCTCTGATTTTGTTACTCTCCTGAAGAATTAGTGAAGAATTTCTAAATCTGACAGGAAAACGATGGAAATGAATTAGTGGAAGACATGTGCCACAGGTCATTGTAGGAACTAGTCAGACATGCCAGATGTTAAGAGGATGGTACAGGGCCACAGTACATGATAGTCCAGACACAGTTAGGGATGTGGCTGCTAtgatcccatcacaagatgTGAGTGTCAGAAGAAGGCTTTTTTCTTAACTTTGAATATTACTGTCAAATATTCTGTGGtatcaaataattattttaataataggAGGTGAGTTTAGTGTTACATTCTCTTAGGTTCTGGCTCAGTGGTTATGTTTCCATACTTTAATCccttacttttttgttttgttcacctCTGTTTAGGTTTTGTTAAGCAGGACAAATAAGAGGAAATCTGATATGAACAATAAAACTCAGCATCATACTGGTTTTAACAGACGAAATCACATAACCCCGATCCTCGTTTCTCTTCATTGGTTCCCTGTCtgttttagaattgattttactGATCACTTTTAAAGCACACTGGAGTCTGGCCTCAAGCTACTTTACATTGCAGGGCCCTTGTGGCTGTTCCAAATTTGAGGCTTAAATCTAGTTTATTTGCTCTGGTCCAATTCAGTTGATGAGTTTGTAAACTTGTAGCGTTTTCCCATTTGGatcacacacaggaagaaggttAGGGGAGCCCCCACACATTAAAGAGGAACAGGGGGAAGTCTGGAgcagtcaggagggagagcagtTTCAAGGACTTGAGGATGATGATATCACCAAGTTCACCAGTGTCCCTGTGAagagtgaagatgatgaagatgatgaagagacTCAGTCCTCACAGCTTcatcaaagacaaactgaggaGCAAATGGAAACAGGAGCTGATGGAGGATCAGAACCAGCCAGGATCTTCGGTTCAGACGGTGGTTTACAGCAAGAATGTGGTGGAAAGACAAATTATTCTGGGACATAACACTGAGAACTTTAAGATGAGTCACTCTCAGTCAGGTTCAGTAACTCTCAACTACAATGTGAACTCTCAGTCAACACAAGAGGGAAACCACtcagttgtgttttctgtgaaaaaacTTCACTGAAAAGGCAGATTTGAAGAGACAAATGAGAGTTCACACAGGGGCAAAACTGTTCAGTTGTGTCTTCTGTGGAAAAGGTTTCAGTGATAAAACAGACCCAAGGAGACACATCCATCCACAGTGCATACAGATGAGAAACCATTCAGCTGCTCAATTTGTGATCAAATATTCAGCCACAATGAAAATCTGCGCAGACATGAAAGAGTACACACGGGAGAAAACCCTTCAGCTGTTCAGTCTGTACAAAGAAATTTACCCACAGAGGAGCGATGGTTGTACATATGAGAattcacacaggagagaaaccattcaGTTGCTCAGTCTGTGGGAAAAGATACATAGAACCAGGAAATTTGAAGAAGCATGAGAgtccacacaggagagaaacgttttaactgcagtgtttgtggAAAAAGATATATTTAATTATCAGTCTCAGGTCAAAACCCATAAGTGCTCTGGTGAAAGCAGCATCTCCATAGTCCATCTTTCATGAGGAGATCCAAATCCTTCCAATCAGTGTTGGAGTTAGGGACACAGTTTGTGTTAATTTAGCAGGAGCCTTTATTAGCTCgactgcagagagaagcagatcTTTattatcagaattttttttgttttattcttccgTGCCGgtgacagccagagctggagacattgttttcaggttgtccatccatccattccaTTCTCAGTGTTGTGCCTGAACGTGTTCAATGAATGCCACATTTGAAGCAgctttatgaacaaacaagtgaagactcagaaggattatatttatatagggattttaaatgtaactcatgtctgtgattcttcagtggtgaacaataattcatttagtttgggagtggcaatgatttggggctggtgatggatgggtagaaggaaGTTCTCTTGAAAAAGAATATcggcctttatttattttaaaaaaacagaacaaatgaacatgaactagttcatttttggaactgtgaacttagttcataatttaaaaaatgaactatgaacgtgaactagttcattttcatctgtatgaactgaactttgagctagttctttttaagtatgaactggcacaacactttCCATTTTCATAGGccacaatatctcagtaatacCTTGAaggattttcttcaaatttggcacaaacattagATTAGATTGTGGTACTGTTAACTAAATTCAACACTTCCTACACACATTGAAATGTTTTCCAGCAGCACAAACGACATAATGATTTGCAACATCAGAGAAAAAATTACTGGAATCACACaaattttaaatacattcaATGACATTTGCTGAAAAAATACGTAAATCATAAATaccaacaaaaacagttttgatttCATGAAACGAGAAAGCAAAGGCAGCAGAGTGGTGATTGCGACCTGATTGAGTTTATTTGTGCTGGTAAACGACTGCTGCTCCTGCACTGAAATTGAACACAACCATATCTGTTTCATATCATATTTCATATCTGTTTCATATCATAACTGTTTACTGGTCTCCCTCTCCATGCAGGAGATGCACACATGAAGTCTGCTGATACATGTTTATCCGATGTTTGACACActcagaagagagagagagagctggaacAGGATCTTTGTCAGCTAAGATGTCAGTGTAGTTCACTGACAAACCAGAGAATAGCACTGACTTATGTAGAATTGTttccccttttcctgctgtgacatctttcagagacactgtgaacacacctgtcacctgtcaggCACaagtgctgttaaaccagaaacaccacagcGACACTGAGCTCCACGATGGAAGAGTGAATGCTGCTCCGAAATAAGTTTGAAGAACACACGACCACAGATCGAGGCGTCTTACAGCAAGCAACAACTTGAGGATGAGACATGACAGATCTATTTTACCAGCTAGCatagcagcta from Seriola aureovittata isolate HTS-2021-v1 ecotype China chromosome 10, ASM2101889v1, whole genome shotgun sequence encodes:
- the LOC130176558 gene encoding fibronectin type III domain-containing protein 11-like — its product is MNATVSMDEVKPDCPGSGGCGAQEVRGQTDISPDIRDQILQLFCTRLSDNSVMVMQKELQLMHRGSYYLEIQREDLLPSADQQQQQHTLHLSDSTVWSLIDQQRLQGAMTMAKTQVKLLLTFLEMLHQEIMRGGRELEDFIVKYNQGLVDATTAASMQQKLQQTHQDLGDFERRMTQTLGPLNLHNQLIPNTGNFPVPQLSVTVAMKMPVIFDRFRTRVTSTSVYLYWEVTGEQPKEPNQQFEIHVKSIHPTINDHGQFSKCMSRSYNIQVNDLISDRYYQFSVKRVDAINLVYGMWIDTITLKTLDVSK